A window of the Thermus albus genome harbors these coding sequences:
- a CDS encoding type II toxin-antitoxin system HicA family toxin — protein MKLPRDLDGEELVKRLSHLGYRVVRQTGSHARLTWNEGAYEHHLTIPLHRPLKVGILAGILKEVSQAHNLPREELLKLLDL, from the coding sequence GTGAAGCTCCCCCGGGACCTCGATGGGGAAGAACTGGTGAAGCGGCTGTCCCACCTGGGGTACCGGGTGGTGCGGCAGACCGGGAGCCATGCCCGCCTCACCTGGAATGAAGGGGCCTATGAACACCACCTCACCATTCCCCTGCACCGCCCCCTGAAGGTGGGCATTCTGGCGGGCATACTTAAAGAAGTTTCGCAAGCGCATAACCTACCCCGGGAAGAGCTTCTGAAACTCTTGGACCTGTAA
- a CDS encoding type II toxin-antitoxin system HicB family antitoxin, with protein sequence MPKELIFLVEEAEEGGYVARALGEAIFTQGETWEDLREMVRDAVRCHFSQEEAPKVIRLHFVREEVLAP encoded by the coding sequence ATGCCCAAGGAACTCATTTTCCTGGTGGAGGAAGCGGAGGAGGGGGGCTATGTAGCCCGGGCCTTGGGGGAAGCCATCTTTACACAAGGAGAAACCTGGGAAGATCTCAGGGAAATGGTCCGGGATGCCGTGCGCTGTCATTTTTCCCAGGAGGAGGCCCCGAAGGTTATTCGCTTGCACTTCGTACGGGAGGAGGTTTTAGCTCCGTGA